TTGAAGGAAGATAATGAGGTGTGGGATGAAGTGAGGGTTACTTTTAAAGGCCAGGCGTTGCCAGGTGTGAAATGTCACTTTCTGAAGATGGATTGCGAAGACATCCCCTGCTCACACATTTTTGTTGTACTCAAGTTCCTTGGTTTTGACATCATCCCTCGTTGTTGTGTCGTAGATAGGTGGACAATGGGAGCAACGGCGGCATTTAGGTCAGACAAGAATAACGATCCTAATGTGTGGTCTGAACACATGGTTCGTTATCGCAGCCTTCGAAATATGGGTAGTGATGCTTTCTTTGAGGCTGCTAGGAAACTAGAGCAGACAAAAAATGTGATGGATTTCTTAAACGGGGTTTTGGATAAAGGATCGGCATCCCATGAGAACATCGTGGCCGCAGATTTTGGTCCTATGCCAACTCACTTTTTGTCTAGTAACCAGCCATTAGAGAAGAGAGTCCTTGATCCTGATGAGATTAGGGCAAAAGAAGCTCCATCGAAGAGACAAAGGCCATTCCGTGAGACATTGAATGCAAATAACTAATAAGGTAAATGTGGCTCACAAactttataatttttgtattaATGGCATTGTTTTTTATTGGTTTAATGGCAACAATAGCTATTATTTGTAGTGTGCAAACAAGAGGTTTTTAACCTCCCCCAATACTTTTTTTTGGGATTTGCTCACTACTAGTACATAACTATGAAAATACTGCAGTTCAGAGACACACTCCTGTGCTACGCGGCATGTGAAGCCCCATTAATACTTGAATTGGGGATATGAcaccttttgtttttatttgttaTAGGTCATGCTTGGATATGGTTTGATCCATCAGATGCTACATTTCTACTCCTTTCTTTTGGCATGTTCCTAATGGTGGATAAGATGCTAATGCCAGTGAAAAATTAATCACTCCAATTTTTTAGTCCCCTTTTTCTTCAATGGTGAATGTTAAATTGGTTTTCCTTACATATCAatttatatataacttttatgtTGTTTATCCAGCCTTCTTGCTGCAAAATATAGTCCATATGATGTTTATAGTTTTGTAATGGCACTTTGTAAGTGCAGTATGTTAGTATTTCATTGTGCTTCATTGTGATAGGTGTGGAGCCTGCCAGTACATATCCTAACCTAGGAATGTCACCTGAATGGTATGGATCATTAGAATGGGTGTTTCCAGAGGTGCAGTATAGTAGCATGTGTATAAAGATTGCCATCTCAACTGGAGGTTTCTGGCTTTCAACTGGAGACTAAAACAGAGTAGTACTTGTAgtgggttttttaaaaaaattccacatATTTTAGCCAACAACTGAAATCGATTGATCAATGACACCTTGTAATACATTTTCTTTTAAACAAAATATGAcactttttgtttttatttgttaTAGGTCATGCTTGTTTTGGTGACCCAGGTTTTGAAGGATGGATGAGATCCATAGAATCAGAGTACAAGGATAAATTTCGTGGATGGGTTGGATTTACTGTTCTAGTTTCCCACCGAATAACTGCATGGTATGGAATATAACTTCGCCAATAATAGCTCATTTGTCAGCTAAGGATGCATTTGCATTTGAAATCTCAATGAATTTTGCTGATAAAGTTACATTTGAAATCTGGATGCTTCTCTTTTTGTACAGTTGTGATATATTGTTGATGTCATCCAGATTCGAACCTTGTGGCCTCAATCAGCTATATGCTATGCAATATGGTATAGTGCCTGTTGTTCATGGAACTGGAGGCCTCAGAGTAAGCTTTCCTATAGTGTGATACTTAAGTTAGCACCAAGGCAGAGCTGCTCATTTCTTTTAGTTATTTTTGCTAGTGTCAAGAGAGCAAAGTGAAATTGCTGCAGATGTCACTTTGACAGTTTTACTGTTTGGTTTGAACGACTACCTAGATGTTTCTTTGCATTTGAACAAACGGTTTCTCGATCTGCAGAGATCACAGCATATTTCCCCTGATCAATGCAAGCAATGGATGTACTGCTAATTAATATGCCTCTAATGCATAATAATATGGTGAGAGGAAGAATGTTAACCTTCCAGGAGTTATTGTTGATCTCCCGACACTTACTAATTTTCAGGTTAAGAATCAAGAGGAAGTGGCTAACTTTGATGATATCCAGGCAAAATCTGTTGCTTTTATGGTTGCAAGAGTTGATTTGTTGATCTCCCGACACTTACTAATTTTCAGGTTAAGAATCAAGAGGGAGTGGCTAACTTTGATGATATCCTGGCAAAATCTGTTGCTTTTATGGTTGCAAGAGTTGATTAGGGAATGGAAATTCCGATAGAGAAGATCTTATGCATAGATGGGAACTCCGACTTATAATACATGCGATTTGTGTAAATGAATGTTAGTTCATCTTTAAGAAACATATGTTGTCCCTAGGAAAGATGAAATGGAAATATTGTGGTCTACAGTTCAGTTTGGATAAAAATATAGTAAGATATTATTTTCGGAAAAGCTAAAAATGTGGCGACAATTTTTTCTCTACAAATCTGTCGATTTTTTTATCCATCAGATCGGTGTTGAGATTCGTGCTAGGGTATGGGAGGAACAAAACCAAACCTCATGCAAGCACAAGGAATCGAGCTCAGGACCTCCTTGTCACTTTGACAGTTTTACTGTTTGGTTTGAACGACTACCTAGATGTTTCTTTGCATTTGAACAAACGGTTTCTCGGTCTGCAGAGATCACAGCATATTTCCCCTGATCAATGCAAGCAATGGATGTACTGCTAATTAAGATGCCTCTAATGCATAATAATATGGTGAGAGGAAGAATGTTAACCTTCCAAGAGTTATTGTTGATCTCCCGACACTTACTAATTTTCAGGTTAAGAATCAAGAGGAAGTGGCTAACTTTGATGATATCCAGGCAAAATCTGTTGCTTTTATGGTTGCAAGAGTTGATTTGTTGATCTCCCGACACTTACTAATTTTCAGGTTAAGAATCAAGAGGGAGTGGCTAACTTTGATGATATCCTGGCAAAATCTGTTGCTTTTATGGTTGCAAGAGTTGATTAGGGAATGGAAATTCCGATAGAGAAGATCTTATGCATAGATGGGAACTCCGACTTATAATACATGCGATTTGTGTAAATGAATGTTAGTTCATCTTTAAGAAACATATGTTGTCCCTAGGAAAGATGAAATGGAAATATTATGGTCTATTGTTCAGTTTGGATAAAAATATAGGAAGATATTATTTTCGGAAAAGCTAAAAATGTGGCGACAATTTTTTCTCTACAAATCTGTCGATTTTTTTATCCATCAGATCGGTGTTGAGATTCGTGCTAGGGTATGGGAGGAACAAAACCAAACCTCATGCAAGCACAAGGAATCGAGCTCAGGACCTCCTTGTCATAAACATCACGCGTCCACCGCACGAGCAAGCTGCCGTTTCTAAATTGAAACTAAACTTACATACTACTTACACAccacttatatatataattaatatgcaATTTTGTGATTTACACGTGTAATTTTTaagacttacatatgtaattttgggacttacattgtaaatacactaaaattacatatgtaattcgacttacaatataaatacatgccaactattttttggtgaaaaatatggcgttataaatatagctactcccataAAAAATATTGTGCTTGACATGTTAAAAACTGATAAGATATACTCAACTTCATCTCTTGAAGTTGTTAATATCCCTTGATATAGGCTTCAAAATATCCACCCTTGTTCCTCCAAAAAATACAGTACCCTTTACTGCGAGGGGTAATAGTGTAGTAGGATGAAATCTGATCGTCGATTTATATGGGTATTTTAGAACTTTTGCTCAAGCGTTAATTTTGACTTTCCTTTCTAAACTAGTGTTCGTTTAGCGCGGCAGTGTGCCTCTTCCTCTCGCTGCTCGATCGGAGTCGCGAGTCAGGCGTGCCGCTGCCGCTAGCCGGCTCATCACCGTTAGGCGGTAATTGCCTCGTGCCCCTCCTCGATGccaaattaatgccaatgttttCATGCATCAAGAAGAAACGAGCAGCCTTGTCGATCTTGTATCGTGTGTTTGATTAATTTTCAATTACTCATACACGTGCAGATAAAATTGATCATATTAACTGCATATCCTTAAAACACGAAAAAAAGGAGATGTCTGCCAAAATTCAGTTGGTTAGAGACGGTAGAAAGCTCGTGAATTTATGTACTCAATCTTAATATAAGACTTTTAGCATtgtccgtttcacaatgtaagtcattctagtattttccacatttatattgatattaatgaatttagatagatatatgtctaagattcattaacatatatatgaatgtgggtaatgttgtcttgtaatatgaaacggaggaagtaactgcCAGGCGCATTTTCTTCCAAATCTACCCCCGTGCGGATTCTACTGTCCATACAACATGGTGTAGTATAAATTAATTTGATCCGTTGGATCAAGATGAATGGATGGCCCATATTCATCCATAGGTACTCTAAAAATTCCCCCGGAAAAAAACATCTAGAGTTGTGTGCGTTCTTTTATTAGTGATCTCACTGCCAGATTAAACACATGTACTGCAAATTTATCATTGCATAAGAGGAGCATAATCATCAAAACCAGGTAAATGACAGTGAAATGAACCGGAAACCATACTAGCAAACAAAAGAGTGAAACTGCTTCCTAATATGTACAGAGGTTCCAAAACAGCTCGCCTTTCCAGAAGTAACTGTTTACAAAATTAATCAATTACTTCCACAAGTTAATAGTACAAATGTGCATATCAATAATCTGATTTGTACTTTCAAGTGAAAATTCATATATGGATGATATCACTGGTCCAACTCTACAAtgatattcttcttttttttatgggaaAGGCATATAACAGTGTAGTGCAGAAATGCAAATTACATGAAATTTGTACTCGCCATTATATTGTACTTACATGTAAATTAAAGCTTCTACTAAAGGTATATCTTATTTCTTTAATTAGTATTGTCTTCTCCCAAATTTATGATGGAATTACGAGATCACCCGGGCGTCATCCATCACATGATACTGCAAGCAGGAGATGGTTCATCATAGGTGAACTGGACGACGgagcagcctcctcctccgatcGGCACGCAGTAGCACGGCGGTGCCGCGCCGCAGCAGCGGCAGCCGTAGCCTCCCCCGCAGTGACAGCGGCACTGACCGAGACAGAGGCAGGCGCGCCCCGGCGCCACCCCGGCGCCACATATGGTGCCGAACGCCGCCCTGGCTGCGGGCGCCGgctgaggtggtggtggcggcggcggtggcggcaccctgttcttctctctctccttcttgaGGTGGATGTCCTTGATCACGCTACCGGCCTTGCGGCGAAGCTTGCAGGGGAGCACGAGTGGGTCGAAACCACCGGAGATCGCCACCGTCCCGGCCTTGTCGTCGTACATGATCGCCCTGATGTCCTCACTCTCTGCAAATGCGTTGTGCCAAGAAGACAAGCTAGTAACATGCAACTTCAATTGCAAGACTGAAGCAAATATGATACTTTGATAGCATGTATTTATACTTTTCATACTTTTCCAGAATAGTAAATCAATATCCATGAGAATATGATCGATGTTTGGCAGGTGAAATGAAAGATCGAAAGATACACTTTGTGCAACTAGAATGGAGTTGGAGTATGGTATGATCTGATTACCTTGCAACTTGCACAGGGTTTTCCGTATCTTTGTGAGGGAGCGGCAGCAACAGAGATCAACCGTGATGATCAGCGAGGACTCCTGCGTGAATTGATCACTCCAAGTTAGTACAACAATTTGATCATCAACTAGAACAAGAATGCTAATTATCAGTAGTAAGGAAAATGAGAGAAGAAATCTGAAACATTAATAATGTGAGTTGAGAATTACGAGCTGATTCTCACCTTCTGTTCCATTAGAGAGCTGCGTCTGTTGGGTGTTCCGCCTCTGCAAGGAGACGAGAACAACTAGCACACAAACATTTTGCATACTGACGGAGTATTTAACAACAGGTTTCACCACTGGAGTGGTGCTAGGTGTAGGTTGGTAAATATGTCCGCGTATGTGATTTCGGCAATAACTTAGAGGTCAAAACCTGGTTCTGGTCGTTGTCAAATTTCTTCGGGGAGGGCAGGAATATAAATTCATTTATATTTGTACTAAAGGATTTCAAAAATTGTTGAAATAACTTTATTATCTTTTGTTTATACTACTACGTTCTTAGAACATTGGCGCTGGTTCATAATAAGATCGTGGCATGGGCACTGACGGCAATATCAATGGAAGCAATAGTAATGGACTAATGGTTATGCGAACCATCTTGGTGATGGCTTTGGTCATGGAGGATCTTCCTAATCTTTTATTACAAAAAAATAATTGGTCCATTAAGCCGTACGTTTGGGTTGGATGGTTATGGTCTTTGGGCTTAGGGTTGACAAGTTAAATGGAGCCGTGGATTCACGAATAATTTATGAAATAttagctaattattttttaaaaaatagatcgatataatttttaaagcaactttttttttaaaaaaaaaactagtaccaTATAGCAGTTCGGAAAGCTAGCATACGTGGAGGGAAAGCTAGCATACTTGTAGAACTTATGACTTTTTATATGCTTAAAGTGATGTGAAAGATATCCAGTGATGCGTATAAACCATTCATAAGGTGCACAGCGGATCGGCAAGACTTTTGGAGTATGGCTGTATTAGttctcttcaaactttcaaaaattccgtcatatcaaatatttggacacatacataaaggattaaatatggaaaaaaaatcaattgcacattttgcatataaattgcgagacgaatttttttagcctaattacgccatgatttgacaatatggtgctacagtaaacatttactaatgatggattaattaggcttaatagattcatctcacaGTTTAGAGGCAAAATCTGTAATTCGTTTTGTTactagtctatatttaatactttaaatgtgtgtccgtatacttaaaattttttttgaaaaggaactaaacacggtaTGTAATATTTGTCTCTTCTAAACTCTGTTTGGACGTGTGGATGCATTAATTATTGtactataggaaaaaaaaaaggggtgcCGAAGTGGATTATTGACTGCTTATGAATCGAGTGATGAAATAAACCTTTAGTTATGGATCTACTAATAATCTCTCAGATAATAATATTTTACATTTAGGATGATTTGGTAAAACTTTTAAAGTTTCAAACATAACTAGCTGGATGGCCTGCgcacccatataaaattatatttttttaatatgattttacttaaaatttattaaatagttatctcgttgtcttaagattttgaaagaccagaccttatcatcctcatctttctaattttatattttaaaagtcacaccaattgctaccccttatttctgtcatatccttctttatttgcttccTCGATCtagtttctattcattctccttgtaacctttaaaaaatgaatctaaaaatttttagagtttattgtccgGTTAGGCTTCATCTTTATCATTTACTCCACTTTATAGAAGTCctgtcaaacgttgccattatactcctctatggccgTCCACTGGCTCttctttttattatcattggtattttaaaaatcgaacataattattgtttaggttcattttttactttataAAAGTTCTGCCAAAACGTCAGCGACTTTAtcattgtactcctctatggctcgcccgctgcagcccttctttattgtcattgagattttaaaatcaaacatgataatcattgggttttttttttttacttttagaagCACAAAccttaaaaattggaccttatagTTTGTAGAACTTATTGTCTTTGGGTTTcagttttttataatttttagaaatcccaTCAAACattgccactatactcctctacaacCCGCCTGCCGCCAAGTTATTGGGATTTAAAATCAtttgaattcattttttactttctagaagtcccatcaaccaTTGGCGGctctgccattgtactcctgt
Above is a window of Oryza sativa Japonica Group chromosome 10, ASM3414082v1 DNA encoding:
- the LOC4348277 gene encoding protein PYRICULARIA ORYZAE RESISTANCE 21 yields the protein MEQKESSLIITVDLCCCRSLTKIRKTLCKLQESEDIRAIMYDDKAGTVAISGGFDPLVLPCKLRRKAGSVIKDIHLKKEREKNRVPPPPPPPPPQPAPAARAAFGTICGAGVAPGRACLCLGQCRCHCGGGYGCRCCGAAPPCYCVPIGGGGCSVVQFTYDEPSPACSIM